The sequence below is a genomic window from Cicer arietinum cultivar CDC Frontier isolate Library 1 chromosome 6, Cicar.CDCFrontier_v2.0, whole genome shotgun sequence.
AAGTCTTAAacaaatgtcgatattatttagatatcttgtaCCGTGTTTTAAATTGAAACTTTGTAATTATATgaactaaattttaataatagagTCTCTTTAACGtctcttaatttttgttttatctatGTGATCTTTCAAAAAGTAATCAAGCTatgctttaaaaaatatttgaactataaaacaaaaataattttaattaaattataatccaAAAAAGTCTGATTATGGAAGCctaccatatatatatatttttttcttttatttcattatttttctgttATAATAATTGCAACtttaatttattcttattttaatcaatttttcacAAACTATTAATTATGTTAGAGAAAATTTTagcaaaaatatacaaaaagaaaaacataaaaaaaaaaaagacatgtaTTAATACAgttatacaattaaaaaaaatattgtttgatTAAGTGTCTGAAAAAGTATAGAAAATACTATTATCAGTGTTGAAAAAATTGTCAATGAAATAGATATCGaatatgattttgtttaaaaatgtcAATCTGATAGGAAAAAATTATGATGAGATATTACCATAGACAAcaaacattaaatttaatttgttaagaATATTTCtagattcattattttttaaacattttagtTAAGCAATTAActcatataatataaaaatctgAATAGTATAATACTTAtgaaaagattttaaaattttgtttattattaaaagACTTAAACCATTCTATGATCACAATGActtatgttataaattttgaaatttatctgAAATATTATAATTGTCATGATTTTTTATggtgaaattttatttaataaattaaaagtcatttgaaacattttaaccattgaattaaaattaaattttatgatattaaattaatttaaaaaggtttttttttgtcctttgaAAATTTGTGTTTCTAATTTATGCATAGTTTATAAAAGAATACTATTAATTATGTTGTTATCGTTGTTTCTGGTGTAAgacatttctaaaaaaattgaaattattaaaaatgtatttatgatatattatgcAATAAGATATTCCGTGTTCTTTTATTTCCTataaaaattttagaaaaacattacctataaataattattaacgtCGTTAAATCCTAACTCGTCATGCACCAACTCATCTTATCTCTGTCTTTCATTATTGCTCCAACCCCCATCTCGTCTCTGCTTTGTTGTTGTACGAACAATGACGACCTTCCTCttgtttaattgttttctttgatttttctaaaatacacGAGTAATCatagtttcaatttttaaaaatataataataggAGTCTATAATTAAAGAACTTAGTGTAGGACTTATTTAACCGCTCACATGCCTTTTATCTTCTCTAACCTCCTCACGTTCTTTAACCTCTACATCATATTTCGTTAATTTGTGTGGAGATATATTTGATTCTCAAGTTTTTACTTTTctttcatttgaaaaaaattaattagacatgtaaaatgtgtgttttttttaattgttcttGTGTTTGTTTCTctgtaattaaatttgaatgtTTTATGCGGTCATGTTTGGtggaattttgatttttgaaattttacattGTTACATCGttttaaataatagaaaaaacatAAGTTTCACTTTCACTTTAATTTTCCAAAGAATGTAACACACATGGATGATTATATAATTAAGATTAGTTCATCTTatagtatattattatatttataaaagtgaACCTATAATTCAGTAAAAATGCAACACACCTGGATCCTTACCTGACACTACTTCTTGaacaatttttgtttgtttctccGGATGCTCATCTTTATCATTACAATTAGAGAGTGTAAAATAAAGCTTATCAACaagacaaaatattaatttcttgTATCATGTAacgaagaaaaaacaaaaatatgtggAAAAATTCAGATCTCTATCTAcctctacatttttttttttgaagtaagATCAGTTTCTAAAATTGTCTTCagtaaaattttctaaaatccAGAATTATAATATAAACATAAGATTTATTTGTTGTAGTTATTTTAATCGTTGTGGTTGACTGATAGTCATGGTTTACACTCTTTATGCCAGcaatataatcaatttaataaacaaaattttatagcAATGGTGAATTGTTTCGGTTTTAAtcttttactttaatttttatatttttatttatttttaacaaaagtaGTTATAGATTATAGTTGGATGAATATTAATCGTTTGAGTGAAGatgttattgtttttgtttattattaaaagACTTAAATTATTCTATGATTACAATGATTTGAAATAAACATTTTGAAACTTACCTAAAACATTATAATTATCATTATCtttaagataaaattttatttgataaattaaaaatccTTGGAGacattttaacattaaattaaaatcgaattttatgatattaaattatttgattttttatctaTTGAAAATCTGTTTTCTTACCTAtgtatagtttataaaataatactattaattatcttatgaaaatttatttgcGACATGTTATATAACAAGATACTCCGTGATTTCATTTCCTATCaagtttttctaaaaaataattattataaaaaatttattaacgtCCTCAAATCAGAACTCACAATGCCTTTATTGCTTTAACTCATTGCTTTTAATCTCCAACCATACGCAATCCTTATTGGTTTTGATTCGGTTGGATTCCTTAAATTAAATGGTGAATGCGAAGCAAATTGCGGTTCTGTCGGCTGACCATTAAATGTCAATGTCAATTAGTTATAATCGATGTGAATTTATTATATTACAACTAATtctaagaaaattaaatataatatcatgcAATAcagatattatatttaatataaacaaatattgcatgtatatgcattataagtattttcttaaaacaaatataatgaaagaatttctaataatttataatgattTGTATTCATTACGatccaattttaaatatataagtttCTTCATGGTATGAAGTTGTTGGTGTTAACAATGATAAACATATAAgggagaaaaataaagaaaggaAGAAGACAAAGAACCCACTAGATTTTCATAAACTAAAATGATCAACAACCTTAATGTGATAGGGTTACTAAGTATATATATGCAAGATAATAGAAAAGTCTAAAATATGAGAGAATAAAAAGTCGAAAACGTTTAACGTAATGCATTTTGTGAATAAATCAAGAATCTGTAagaaagaagagacaaacggtagagtaatggttccatgctGAAAATAACAACGAGTAAGAtgataatcaatctcaatgtgcttGATGcattcatgaaagaccgagttatgagcaatttgaataacaCTCTTGTTATCGCAATGCATCGTAGTTTGCTAATAAAAAGAGATACCCATATTAGATAGAAGCCaacacaaccaaattatttcaacaGTAGTGGATGTCATAGCACGATACTCAACTTCTTTAGAaaagcgagagacaatgtcttctTACTATTCCAAgtaataagagagtctccaagaaagatataAAATTATGTGGTAGACTTACAATTTGTGGTGTCATTAGGCCAATCAACATAAGAATAAGCACGTAACTCCAATGAGGACGATGACAGAAAGAGAAGGCtctgaaattgagttcctcgtaGATAACGAATAATACGAAGAACAACTacccaatgtactgtagtgggagagacaacaaactgactgacaatatgaacaacataagcaatatcAGGTCGAGTAATCGTAAGATATACCAAGTTACCAACCAAAGTACGGTACAAAGTATGATCTGGTAAATGAACACCATCCGAGAGAgtatatttcacattcaactcaagaggagtatatGATGCTCTATTATCAGAAATACGAGTTTgttcaagaatgttggcaatgtacttggattgagaaagaatgTAGTTTTTTAGGAGAGTAGACAATTTCAATTCCCAAGAAATAACGAAAAGTTctcaagtccttcatctcaaattgcttggctaactgcaatttcgactcattgattccactaacaccATGATCTtcaataatcatatcatcaacatacaaagaAAGTATAATGCAACCATAAGTGGTAGACCTTATAAACAATACATAATCATGTTCACTATAGCGGAAatcaagagaagtgatcacaataGAGgattctcaaaccaagctcaatgagcctgtttaagaccgtataaagccttttttaacttacacatttccccttgattatgagaaGCTCCTTGTGGatggaccatatagacttcttcattaAACTCACCATTTTACTAAGGTGTTTTTGACATCTATTTGATAAATATGTCATTGAAGAATAGATGCAACTACAATAAGAGTACAAATAATGGTCATATTGACTAtaagagcaaaagtttcttcataatccataccatattgttgagagaatccATTAGCAACAAGACATATTTTATAGCGCTCAACCGACCCATCAGatttagttttgatcttgtatacacAACTCTAAAATACTTAGgtttttttatgaagacaaaaaCCAAGAAAAGTGATCAAATTGCAAGCTCTAAAAGAAGTCAACTATTGTCAATATGCTAGAAGACTTATAATTTAAGGTACATTatgcaatctaatattgttatatttcaaatgcgcatgagaacattttattttaacatatgcatcaaaataattttcaaagtgtTAAATTGCATGAACATTGTTTAAATCAAGAATGATATTAGATTGTTTCATGCATACAACAAAAGGAGtatatttgcaaaataaaaaatgttaagagAAACAAATTGGAGAAAAATATTTACACCAGACGGGTTGACTTTGTTAGAGAAAATTGTCTCCAAGTCCGAGACAAACTTGTGTTTACACCTCCTGAGCATGAAGGTGAAACTCTACATATCTGATTTTATCCACAATATGTAATATTTGTAGTATTATACCTATCTAATTTGTAGTTAGTTTGACGTGTATTTTAATTTGCCTAAATTAAACGTTTAAATTGCTGCATAAGTGAATTCTggagtatattattattttgtttgatatatAACATGAGTACACAGTACATACAAGTAATatgctaaaaaaaaaacatatattataaatccaataaattaacattttgttttttggTTCGAAGAAAGTTAGAATGGTATTGTATAAGTTTAAGGGAGGATATTCTTAAAActcaatatgtatatatataccacaaaaacttaaatcttgaaaaatgttgaaattgaagtaaatgaataaaataaaatgtaacttaaatctaaattgaaataaaataaacaattagtggaaattgaattaaaattattataggTGTATTTTTGgctttgatttatttatgaattaaaacacAAATCTGAATCCGAATTTATGAATCTGAAGGCTAAGAGTTGGAGAGTATACAATTCTCAAGCAAACGACGTTACTACATTTTTCAAAGCTACTTGGGTAGCGAAATGGTTTTTCAAGACACTGTAAAATTTAATACTTATTGAATTAAAGCACGTGAGACCTTTGCCATTCCTCTTACTTCAAAGCATCAATGCTTATAAAATGTAATGTATCGCACGTAAATACATCATTAGTATAGTTTTGTAACATAATAATNNNNNNNNNNNNNNNNNNNNNNNNNNNNNNNNNNNNNNNNNNNNNNNNNNNNNNNNNNNNNNNNNNNNNNNNNNNNNNNNNNNNNNNNNNNNNGTGTACTATGAAAAGCAAGTGTGAGAGTGAGAGTGAGAGCAAAAGTAAGCCAAACTGGCTTGAACTTCCAATAGATTTGACAAAGAACATACTCCAAAGACTTGATACCATTGATATTCTGACAAGTGCACGTAATGTGTGTCCTCTATGGTGGAACATTTGCAAAGACCCTCTCATGTGGCGCACCATTCGCATTTGTCACATTTATCATATTCcattgattgatattttatgttttgaaacGCTTTATCTTTCTGCTAGTGATATTTGTTGTTTTGAACCGCTTTGTCGTTCTGCCATTGATCTTAGTTGTGGTCATCTCGAAGATTTGGATCTTGAGTTACTTGGCTGCGATGAACTTCTTGAATATATTGCTCCTAGGTAATtactctttcattttctttgtttctGATTATAAaatcatggttttaaattgtCGTTGTGGTGGTCGCAGTTGTAGTTATGCTAAAAACTTTTATATTGCAAGAATATAAGGAGACATATGTGATATTATTGAAATATGCAATAATATTGCAGTTCACTATTAATAGTTTGAAATTTGTGCATCTATTTAAAATGAAGAGATTAATGTGATGAATTATGTAATTTATGTATATTCTCATTTATAACTTTTTGCAGGGCTATTAACTTACATCGATTACGACTTTTTTACTGTCTTAAAGTTTCAAATAAATGTTTGATCGAATTTGTGACCAAGTTTTCACTATTAGAGAAGCTTGTAATTACATTTAACGACAAATTTCCTAAGGAGTCTTTTGAAGTTATCAATCGATGTTGCCCACTTTTGAAATCTCTAGATTTTGTGAGGCCTACCCTATTCTATATCAATCGGGATCATTTGGTATTTGCAATTGCAAAGGCAATGCCTGGACTGCACCATCTTACTTTTGTTGGAATTGTGATTAACAATGCTGCGTTGGTTACCATTCTTGATGGTTGTTCCATGCTTCAATCTCTTGATTTGCAACTATGCTTGTGTGATGATTTGAGTCAAAGTTTGGAAAAAAGATGCCTTGAGCAAATCAAAGACTTCAGATTTCCTCTCAACCATGTATCTGACTTTTTTGATGAGGATAATTTTTGTGATTTATTCAACGTATCTTCTGTTTAAGGACGAAAGCAGAGTAGCAAACGTGGAACACTATGTTTCTTTAcactattttttaatgaaatgaaaaatttaAGTTAGATTCTGGTACCCAACTCTTTTCATTGCTATTGAAGAATTTACCTATATAATATAGTTAGTCTCAATTTTGTTATTGACGtcttaaattgaatttcttgTTATCATTTGATCGAATTAGGAAACTGCTGATATGGAATTGATTTGCCAATTACATTTACgcatgtattattattatttggtcAAAAAGGATACTCATGAATTATTTTGGTTGTTAAGAACAATTTTTCATATCCACGagattcaattttataatttttttcgggAACAAAAGGTGAACTTCActcaaatactaaaaaaaagaaTAGTACATTTTGAGATCCAAGAAGG
It includes:
- the LOC101495351 gene encoding putative F-box/LRR-repeat protein 9 translates to MKSKCESESESKSKPNWLELPIDLTKNILQRLDTIDILTSARNVCPLWWNICKDPLMWRTIRICHIYHIPLIDILCFETLYLSASDICCFEPLCRSAIDLSCGHLEDLDLELLGCDELLEYIAPRAINLHRLRLFYCLKVSNKCLIEFVTKFSLLEKLVITFNDKFPKESFEVINRCCPLLKSLDFVRPTLFYINRDHLVFAIAKAMPGLHHLTFVGIVINNAALVTILDGCSMLQSLDLQLCLCDDLSQSLEKRCLEQIKDFRFPLNHVSDFFDEDNFCDLFNVSSV